The Pectinophora gossypiella chromosome 15, ilPecGoss1.1, whole genome shotgun sequence genome segment GAGATTCTTAATCCAAATATGGCTATATTCCTCTCGCTCTTTGGTAGTGATTGTGAGAGAGACAACTAGAGGCCCGGCACTAAAATATAAGTCTAAAATCTCACTTTTGAAGCCACGTTTGTAAAAAATACTCGCAACTGTTAGGCTTGGTCATTCAGCTGATTGTTTATAAAAACTCCTAACTGTTTTCATAACACTGTACAGAACCAACCGTGGCTTCATTGCTTCATTTCATACTTTATAATGTGCGTTTCTATAATCGATTTGTAAAATACATTTGGTAGATTCCGATTTAAACAACTAGTGAACTGTGTGACTTAGTCTCAAGTAGGGTTGCCACCTTTTTTATGAGAACTACAAAATTTTTGATACCAATATGTATTTCGAGAATGCAGGCAAATAAAAAGTACTcgtattttttttcgattataCCTTGtgaacaatttgacatttggatGGAAGTATTCAACGTATCATTAATACCATAGCCGCTTATTGATCCACATTCAGGAGATTCAATGGTAAAATTGGACCAgggttaaaatataatatttttgcataagTACTATTTTGCTTTTCTAAGACATATAGGACAACTTACTGAAATATAGTGTGGTATTAAGTATAAGTGGCAACCCTAGTCCCAAAGCGTCACGCCCAAGCGGGCGTcgctgagtattcgttacaagaACAGTATTACATGAATCATCAACATTACATACAAACTTCgtatcaaattaaacaaaacaaaagttctACGTTCACATAAGGATGACATCTAAATGCTACTCCGTCAAACGACTTCAAAATCCGGTTAATCCGTATAAAATGGCCAATAGAAAAGGAATCTATCAACGAAGCATTTCTCAATACATAGCACGATATCCAAACGTTGGTTGGGGAAACTAGCACAAATACGACACACAGGCTAGGCTAATATCACAGGAGTACTGGGAACGGTgcgccccgccccgccccgccgccgcccTCGCCCCGCGCCCCGCCTCCCCCCGCCTATTTACTATTCAGAGGGGGCGCAGCGGGCCACTACCGATATATTCCGCGACAATTaagatttcaaaaaaggaactaAGCGTTTCCACATTGGAATTGCACAAATTGTCGATCACAAACTTATTGCACAACCGACGTTTCACAAGTAAGCGCGTTCCGATCAATTTGAATTTTACTGccctaaatattaaattaacaatGACACGAGCTAACACGATCAAACGCATTCATATCTAAAGCAAACAATACGCGAATAGTTCAAACGAATATCATAATGGTAACAAAGCGTAAAATAGTTACATAAGGTaacacattaaaataaaaacgcataaataaacttaaaagcgAAAACGTTCAACAAAACTCATTCAGTAAAATTCAGACTTGTTGAAATGCGATGCATGACTAAACAAACGTTGGGCCAACGTTGGCGGGCGTTGGCCGCGCGAGCTCGCCGCGTCGGTACTCGGTGCGCCAGTACCGACACGTCCTCACTCCGCTCACGACTACACTTTGACTACAACCTGCCCCTTCTTTGTTTTTTACCGATTGCGTCAACCATGCGACGTAACACACGATCTATGGAATGGTATTTTTTCTCTAAAGAGTAATCTCACTCGCACCGGTAACTGTAAACTTTTACTTTCGAAGCCGTCAGTCGTTAGAGGCGGCCATTGTCCCAATTAGACATGTGCGGTGGCCGGCTACAGGCCACGGTCGCAGTCTTAAAATAATGTACCGATCTTTCAAAACGCAGCTCGAAAATaatactaactaaatattaaagCGAGAGAGAATCATATTGAGCTTCCACGCAACCGTTCCCAGTCGTTTGCACTATCACTTAATcactattttaattatttatagtacaataatgtaacataattatCGCTTACAACTATGCTCCGTCAATATAACTCATGAACCTGCCTCACTGACGTCGGCCGGGCGACGACGCACATCCAATCCTCAATtcgacaataaaaataatcgttgAACACTATTTGGACCGCGCCTCTCAGCAGCGCCTGAGCAACTttcactaaataataaaaacacgcTAACAAAGTAAGTACTCTTCTATAACAAAGAATTGGCTAAACGTCACTGTCGGTCCGGGGTAACATAATCATAACATGTCATCCGCGGCGCTGTACCGGGGCTCCCGAACGTCCACTCGGGAGTCCGCGCGATATATTCGAGCGCCGGCGGCGAGCGCGCTCGAAATGCAGTGTCCGGTAACGCGGTCAGCGACTCGTGCATTCGGGCCACGCGAGCATATCACTCGCGCTCGCATCACAGCGAGGCGTGGAGGTGCGCGCGGCGCGGTCATGAGTCGAGCACGGTGAGCAGGCCGGGCGGCAGCAGCGGCACGTCCTGACGCGGCACCTGCCGCGCCAGCTGTGCGCAGCCCAGGCTCGCGTCTCCCAGCTCGGGGATCGCGTCCAGCAGCGCGAGGCACTCGTCTTCGACCGCGCGTCGTGCCTTCTTGCCCACCCACGAGTCGTCGCACTCctcgcgcgcgcgccgccgccgcgcctccTTCTCTCGTCGCGCCTCCTCGCTCAGGCGGCAGTACGTGTTGTTGATGCAGACGGAGCGGCGCAGGTCGCGCGCCGGATCCTCAATGTTCTCGAGCTTCTGCGAGCAGATCTCGATGACGCGCTTGCGCTCCTCGTTGGCGCGCAGCCGAGCTGAGATCATGGACAGCTTGGGCCTTGCGGCGGGCTCCGTGCGTGGAGGCCCAAACATCTCTTCTTCAAACGCGTCCGCGATCTCCGCGCCCCGCGCGTTCTCCCGTTCCTCTTGTGGCGTCATTCTGTAACAACCAGACGATCATATTAGCATATATTAGCGATATTTGCCAATTGTGCAAAACAGCTGTGGAATGAACACCAAAATTAATGTGAACGGAAAGTAACAGCGCAATCCCTAATATGGCTATAGAGGGCTAAACCTGATTCATACAGGTGGTCATTAGTCATCACCCTCCTCATTAGAAAGCCCTTTTTATCATACATTTCGAGGAATGCGAACAATCAAGAACCCTAATTATTTCACAATCGCAAGTGGTACCTACTAGGTCGAAGAACAATGCATTAACGGCCGAACGGGCTAATCAGGTTCACAAGTTGCTATCCGTTCTCCTCTCGCGATCACTTCCAACGAGATAAATTAAACAAGTTTACATAAAAAGTACTTTTGTTACACTAACCTGAAAGATAGATCAGATGACAGTATAAAAAACCCTGACATATACATGGTAGAGATAGACACTCCGAGACCTAGTTATCGAAACGGTTTCAATGTCACAAATAAAGTTCAAAACACTGGCACGGCACAGCGCAATTCGCCACTTTGTCCTCGACGATGAAAAGGTACAAAGacacaaatgaaacaaaaataaacgcGGGCGCGCGCGACGTGTGCGCAGCGCGACGATCGCTCGGCGAATGACAACATACTTCACTGTAGATAAGACATTGAAAAAGCCAATTGCGTCATTTGTGTACGGCTACGTACATACGCGAGAGGAAGCGGGTGACGTCGTCAGCGTCATTAGACGCTACTGGCTCGCTGACTAGTCATCGCTACTTGCTCCTAATTGTTCATGTTCACCGAACAAAAGGAAAACACGATCTTCGCCGTAAAACTCAATATCAAAGCAAAAGACAAATCATGTTGTGGCTAAAAACTCTGATCTAAGTTGGAAATGTTGGGataattcattcattaattcgggaaagaggaaaattattttcttttcctgTTAAAGTCAAACGTGAAACTCATTTATTGGAACGCCACGTAGCGCgctaattttttatttgttcttcGATAATGAGGTAATTACtttgtaaatagataaaatTTACATGTACGTGGCCCATTAGTTAAGGACAACTTGATTTTGGCATCAGTGTTGTAATAATGAACAACTTCACTCCTTTATTCAAATAGGATTTTGTGATCCGGATCAATTCCGTTTACTACATAAAACTTTTTTCACATAACATCTCATACAAACAGCGCAACAAGGAGAAATCGATTCAATATGTGTAGTTGACATCCAATATATCACTTTGTCAAAAGCAGAACATATTATAAGAGGTTGAATAAAGGATAAAGGGAAGGATTCAGAAATTGTAAGATATATAATTCAAGTCGATGGAGACCTAGACCTTCCGAAGTGCGTACTCGAGAAACCAGAAAAGTATTACGCGACTAGTTTACGGAGACCCGTCAGTTGCCTTTCACCGCAACACGCCAGGTCACAAAGACTTCCAACAGCTATTCTTTAACTTGGAAGGTTTACACGTGTAGCGTCAAATATAACAGGAACAGTCATAGGTCCTCTTTTGACATCAAATTCACAGTTCGTTGAAGATCAGCAGGAAATGCCTTTTGACCAAAAAATCTCGACCTAAGACGTTTGATGGACCAATTATTTTAACGAATCGAATGAAACAGATAAACAGCTGTTGGAATATTTAATTGAGTTTGTCCTTGAAGATAGGGACAGCATTATCAAAAACGTCAGAGCCCAACGTAATTTTGTTGGCCACTTGAAAATAACAAGTTGGCGCAAAGGAGGCTTGAGTTTAACAATATTGCGATTGGTTACGACCCGGTTAAAGTTTACCTGTTACAATCCCGTTACATCTATAACTTGGAACCGTGGTGTCATGACGTAGTTAATAAACAAATTGATCAAAACACGAGAAGGTTACGCGTGGcagaggttaggtcacatgaaCTCCGAAGTACATCCACAGCAATATTGATAATTTTCgtcaatattttcaaatttgaatttagaatattaatattaagaattaaacattttttttgataattctttcGAAACATAAACTTGCCAGTAGTTGCgaaacgttttaatttttaatgagAACAATACAATTTACTAGCACTTACAATATTACCAACCGTTTTTAAACGACAAATCCTACTCAGTCCTTTCTCGAGTATAGCAATAAAAACTGAAATTCATCTGGATTGGACACGTTTCTAGATACTATTATCGAAAACGCGTTAGAACGAACGTGGTCGTATTCTAGAATAGCTATTTACTGTTAAACCAGACTAGACGAATACCGTGAAGAATTTATATGAAGCATGCAGCGAACCAAGCTAGCcaacataataggtaatattgtCCAAAGCCCGCATTTCGTACGCTGTTGCAAAATTATTTCAGATTCAACTATAGTGAAGACTTTGTTGAATCAACAATTAATTGAGAAATGGAATAATTTTTGAAAGCCCGAAATTAATGTCATCATATCGGCATTGAAATACTCTTAATATATTGTGAGCAAGCGACTAAACCCAGTTTTAatctacaaaatatattatattttattattcgtaTCTTGATCTTAGATAGATGCATTCAATGATTCGTTAATCCAAAATGAACTAACTCGTTTTAcagtgtatatatatgtaagtacatatttacttTTGTAAGTTGTCCGATGCATTTTGGGCTAATGTCAGGAATCATTgaatgatttgttttttttttttattgtgaaaatGGCAGCTGTGTAAACAAAACACAGACGATTGACAGATGACGTCGTTGGCAGGCAATACATGAACAAAACACTGTCGCCACTTCAATGCGTCCTTATCCTTATCGgtttaaacaaatgaaataaagctaagatttatttcatttgtttcctCTAACATTGGATATTCCGACGTTCGATAAATCCTTCTCATTTTTCCCTTGTTTTAATTTCGAAATGAGGAAAAATAAGTCGCTCAACTTTATGACTTTTGTAGCGACAAACAGATTCTACTTTTCATTTGTTgattttttacttactttaacAAAGAATTCGACAAAGCTTTGTTTATTAAAAgtacattatttaatttaattattaataatgagcCTTTTGCAGTCATAAACATTTAAAAGTATTCAAATGACACGAAgtttaaaaatagaagaaaataatGAGTGCTGCGTTTTTTGCTCTACCCATAGACAACAAAATGGCGACCGCGTTTTTTCACCGCGCGACATCGCCGGGTGTAGGCGACCCGTCGGTTACGATCTAATAAATCTAATGCAGTACTACCTGTTTCTTTTCTCTGTCTCGCTAGAAGCCATCTCTATCCTCTTACACACAGCCGAATTTTAGGGGAGGTTTTTTCTAAACGCGGCTTTAATTCTAACACATTGGAATATGTGAACTTTGAGTAGAGGGTATTAGTTAACGTATCGGTGATTGTTCAAAACTTTTAGTTATATTTTCGAGTATAAGCTTGTTTGATATGAAGGCGCTTTTAAATGCTATGTAATTGTACTAAGAGCTAGACAAGACAGTGACTATTTTTGAATAACGATATTGTATCTAAAATGTTACATAAACCAAACGCTAGGTTTTCGTAATGTCAAGCAAAATAGATTTCATTCTTGGGATTGAGGTAGATAAATATTTTCGAATAATCTTAACAGGCGACGATGTTATATATTCACAAGAGTATTGTATTGTGAATAAGTGATTCTGAGGATCGTTTTACACTTTATCAGAAATATTTACTTCGAGTTTGTATACTCGTATTCACAATTTCCAAAAACTCGTAATACCACGGAGCGttgtacgaaatttaatttcGCGGAATAACCAAATATATTTACCGGGTTCCTGTAAAATTTACTgagcaaatgaaaaaaaatatctgctGCTTTATATCGAATTCAGTTCTCGAAGTTGCTTTTCAATAAATATAGCAATTAACATACTTTTTCTCTCGTTTGCACATGCGCTGTTGCTAACTTTCCTGTGAGAAACTTAATTCCGACTTCAATAGCtggttacttacttattatttaaatgtttacttAACCGGGGTAGTTTTTTCGCAGAGCCGCGGTTGGACGAACGCTTGATTtccactgtgaggtcgcaggttcaaatcccaataCGGGTCTAAACCGATGATTTTCAAATTCGAAAAAACTCACATATCTGAGAAATGTGTtttgggaggtatgtgacctgatctgtattggtctggttttccctcaaattttcaggttaggtaagtagacCCTGTGAATACGGGACAACGCTAAGGATATGATGATCAGACTGAGCTTTTCATAGGTTAATTGCTTGAGAAGTGTGATAGAGTATGTTCCAAAATCTCTCTATTACCAGGGTTGTTAAGGTTGATCAACAATCTCACAAACCACACTATAGacatagaatgaggaataatactacgtacagaacggcaactctccgctccccaccagcgtctgagttagggttacctcaccccctttcgaTAGTTtacacttgaatcgtatggcgtcatacgttacacacacagacgcgcgtgtacgataacatcaatgtgtggtgtctgtgtaaaacgaggttgtttgtatgaagtgtccggggtgtgctatagAGGAGATCCTCGCTATTTATGGGGAAATGTCTCGAGTAGGTGTAAAATGAGTTTAAGTAGTGGTAATCTAGTTTAACTGCAGACGTCCACTGTCCTTAAAAAGCTGAATTAATGCAGGGAAGAAccgaaatagaaaaatattttttatttgattctaATCATAATTTTTCACACATAAAGGACAGACATCACAAGTGAGTGTTGTTCTTGACCTAAAAATGATTCAGTGTTTATGCGACTCACTCATTTTAGCTGATGACTACGAAGTATGGTGATCGCGACAACTTCActctttttattaaatttttttatCAGCCGTCCCTATGAAATACTTTACGTCCGTTTCTATACTTATTCCTGACCACACCtaggacactccatacaaaaatctcattcttactgtaAACTGCCTAACGCGTACGAGTCAGAGCCGTGTACTCCTTagctttgaggagctcggtggcgcagcggtaaacgcgctcggtctgcgattgttgaagttaagcaactttcgcaaaggccggtcataggacgggtgaccacaaaaaaaagttttcatctcgagctcctccgtgcttcggaaggcacgttaagccgttggtcccggctgcattagcagtcgttaataaccatcaatccgcactgggccggcgtgatggtttaaggcccgttctccctatccatccatagggaaggcccgtgccccagcagtggggacgttaatgggctgatgatgatgactccttagcggtttacggccatttaagacccagagggggtgaggtaagcgcccgatacgaattggtgcggggcggagacttACCgccctatacgtagtattattctttattctataaccCTGACAACGATACACAAAATTTCATAATCAATTGAGTAGTTGTTGCGTAACCAAGTTACTTTTGcgtttataagtaatatattatattaggtaGGATTTAAAATATTGAAAGGCAACCCGAAGCCATCACTAGTTTTCTGTATTGAGGTTGAAAGGGAATATTGAGGCTTCGCAATGTGACGGAGCTATCGCTCTTTTACTGAGTGTCTtgtctttttatattttctgaatTTATCCAAACGACAAAGTCTTAACGTAAATCCGACTCTACTTTCTATACGACAGGATTCAATTTAAGATTGCAGACGATTGAAGGTGTTTTCAAGTAGCGTTTTCATTGACtaaagatttttttcttttaatattatgGCAAAAGAGCTTTACACAGAAGTCGTAGGTGTATAGTTCATCGTTACACGTAGGCCTTGGCAAGTAACAAATTATTGTCGGTGGGCGTTTGGGTATCGCGTCGATATCGAAGTAGGTGGTATTTTTGGGAATACTTTCGACCAACAGCTAATCTTTTATTTGAATAGGCAGAAAACTTGGAAATAGTATGTACAGGCTTACGTCATAgaatagaatggcaactctccgtcGTCTTCAAACGCATAGATtgactactaccgtagattgaacatcatcatcagcccattaaaaaaaggataaggagatcgggccttaaaccatcacgcgggcccagtgcggattgatggttattaacgactgctaatgcagcctggaccaacggcttaacgtgcct includes the following:
- the LOC126373384 gene encoding uncharacterized protein LOC126373384 isoform X1; amino-acid sequence: MYMSGFFILSSDLSFRMTPQEERENARGAEIADAFEEEMFGPPRTEPAARPKLSMISARLRANEERKRVIEICSQKLENIEDPARDLRRSVCINNTYCRLSEEARREKEARRRRAREECDDSWVGKKARRAVEDECLALLDAIPELGDASLGCAQLARQVPRQDVPLLPPGLLTVLDS
- the LOC126373384 gene encoding uncharacterized protein LOC126373384 isoform X2, which produces MTPQEERENARGAEIADAFEEEMFGPPRTEPAARPKLSMISARLRANEERKRVIEICSQKLENIEDPARDLRRSVCINNTYCRLSEEARREKEARRRRAREECDDSWVGKKARRAVEDECLALLDAIPELGDASLGCAQLARQVPRQDVPLLPPGLLTVLDS